A window of Massilia sp. NR 4-1 genomic DNA:
GCCATATCATCCAGCATCCTTTGAATGCGCTCGCCGTCGCTGCCGGCCATCAAGCCGACCATGGCGTCCGATTGCTTATCCAGTTTCTGGATGCAGCTGCGCAGCTCGCCGGGCAGGTTGCGCTCGGCCGAGCAGGCTTGCGCGGCTTGGCCGATGGCAAATTGCAGACTGTTGAAACGGACGCGCATTTCATTCTGTTGCAGCATGACGATTCTCCCTCTTCATAAAAGCAGCACGGGTTGTGCCGATAAGGCTATGACTTGTCGAGTTCGCCAGAGTTTCCGCAAGCCGCTGCGCCGTTGAGCGGCCTCAAGCGCAGCAAGCGTTCTCGGGCGTGACGTCGCGCAGGGGCGACATCGACTATCATCAACGGCATTTCATGCCACCAAAGGATTTCTCATGAGTACCAAAGACTCGCGCAGCCAAAAAGAAAAGATGCTGGCCGGCGATCTGTATATCGCCGACGATCAGGAACTGAGCACCGCCAGCCGCCGCGCCTTCTTGCTGATGCGCGAATACGATGCGGCATATGGCAAGGACCTGGACGCGGCGCAGCGCGTGCTGCATGAGATGCTGGGCAGCGTGGGCGAAGGCGTGAACATCAAGCCGCCCTTCATGATCGATTACGGCTTCAACATCAGCGTGGGCGCCAACACCTTCGCCAACTACGGCCTGGTGGCGCTGGACGTGGGCACCATCACCATCGGCCGCGATGTGCAGATCGGCCCGAACGTGCAGTTGCTGACGCCGACGCATCCGCTGGAGCCGGAACTGCGCCTGGCCAAGTACGAGGCGGCCAAGCCCATCGTGATCGAGGATAACGTCTGGCTCGGCGGCGGCGCCATCGTGCTGGCGGGCGTCACCATCGGCAAGAACAGCGTGATCGGCGCCGGCGCGGTCGTGACCAAGGACATTCCCGCCAACGTGGTCGCGGTCGGCAATCCGGCCCGCGTCATCCGCCAGATCGGGCCACAGGGCTAAGCCCTGCCTGCGCCGGAGCAAGCAAGCTCAGGTCGTGGCGAGGCTGGGCGCGGTGGTGCCGATGGGCAGGAGTTTGCGCAGGCGCAGGGCGATCAGCAGCGCCAGCGCCAGGAAGATGGCGAGCAGCAGCACCACGCCGGCCCAGCCGCCGCGCGACCAGGCCAGGCCGCACAGCCAGCCGACCAGGCTGGAACCGAG
This region includes:
- a CDS encoding sugar O-acetyltransferase, which encodes MSTKDSRSQKEKMLAGDLYIADDQELSTASRRAFLLMREYDAAYGKDLDAAQRVLHEMLGSVGEGVNIKPPFMIDYGFNISVGANTFANYGLVALDVGTITIGRDVQIGPNVQLLTPTHPLEPELRLAKYEAAKPIVIEDNVWLGGGAIVLAGVTIGKNSVIGAGAVVTKDIPANVVAVGNPARVIRQIGPQG